A segment of the Candidatus Pelagisphaera phototrophica genome:
AGATAGTTAGCGGTGAGTTCTTGCTACCTAAAAATAGATTGTTCGTGAAGGAATTGCATCGATATATCCTATCGGTTGTCGTTGTCTTTTTTGGCGTTTTTGCCCAAGGCGAAGGCACGACGATTCGGGTTGCCTCGTACAATGTTCGCAACTACCTTTCGATGGATCGAATCGTGGAAGGGAAGTGGCGGCCCGATTACCCGAAGCCTGAAAAAGAAAAGGATGTTGTCCGAGGGACGATTCTTAGCGTTGGTCCTGACATCCTCGCTTTGCAAGAGATCGGCTCCCGGATGCATTTGGAGGAGCTCAGAAGAGATTTGTCCAACGAAGGCCTCGATTACAAGGGATCAGCTTGGCTGGAAGCCCATGATTCGGAGCGTCACGTGGCCGCGCTTTGGAAATCGGATTTGGAGGTGCAAGTCGTAAATCACGCAAATCTTCCTATAAAATACATGGGTAAGGTCGACTTTGTGAAGCGGGGAATGCTGGAGCTAAAGATATCGGGAGAGGAGGGCACGTGGAGCCTGTTTAATTTGCACTTGAAAAGCAAATACACGAATTTCAAGTCGGATCCCTTGTCGACTCTGCGTCGCACGCTCGAAGGAAGGTCGGCAAGGGACAAGATAATCAAACTATTCCCAGAACTGGAGCGAGAGCGTTTCTTGATAGTAGGGGACCTGAATGATTCGCCGGTTTCAGGCGCTCTCAGAGCGCTAGCAAAAAAGGGGGATCGCGTTCTTAGTATTCCCATCGAGTGTGTTGATTCTAATGGGAGTCGTTGGACCCACTACTACAAAAAGGAGGATTCCTACACTCGAATTGACTATTTCTTAAGGTCTC
Coding sequences within it:
- a CDS encoding endonuclease/exonuclease/phosphatase family protein, with product MKELHRYILSVVVVFFGVFAQGEGTTIRVASYNVRNYLSMDRIVEGKWRPDYPKPEKEKDVVRGTILSVGPDILALQEIGSRMHLEELRRDLSNEGLDYKGSAWLEAHDSERHVAALWKSDLEVQVVNHANLPIKYMGKVDFVKRGMLELKISGEEGTWSLFNLHLKSKYTNFKSDPLSTLRRTLEGRSARDKIIKLFPELERERFLIVGDLNDSPVSGALRALAKKGDRVLSIPIECVDSNGSRWTHYYKKEDSYTRIDYFLRSPGWTELRNVSGQIFSRPDYYEGSDHRMIWVDMTIP